A genomic stretch from Peromyscus eremicus chromosome 6, PerEre_H2_v1, whole genome shotgun sequence includes:
- the LOC131913779 gene encoding speckle-type POZ protein-like: MAGDEIAQRWDHTQISVQDFSYRWTISNFPFIVEEMPESFMSPAFSIGTNDKWCLKIHPNGVDEESADFLSVYLVLLSYLKSHVWAKFQFWIINNEGAKMKVRRSPRAFRFVPRSNWGYKKYIARDFLLSHAFQFFPDDQLTLVCKVSIVQVSLSISDQNRKPGIQVPNCTLADELGELWENSCFTDCCLVVAGQEFWAHKAILAARSSVFRAMIEQDMEESRKNRFEIPDLEPQVFKAMMDFIYTGKAPDLDSMADALLVGADKYGLERLKVMCEDSLCRNLSVENAAHTLVLADLHSSEQLKTQALAFITAHASEVSETSSWKTMVDLYPHLLAEAYGSMASSQCPSQGQPSKCLK, encoded by the coding sequence ATGGCAGGAGATGAGATAGCCCAGAGATGGGACCACACACAAATCAGCGTTCAAGATTTCTCCTATAGGTGGACCATCAGCAACTTCCCTTTTATTGTTGAGGAAATGCCAGAAAGCTTTATGAGCCCAGCTTTCTCAATAGGAAccaatgacaaatggtgtttgaaAATACACCCGAATGGAGTCGATGAAGAAAGTGCAGATTTCctgtcagtttacctagtgttACTCAGCTATCTAAAGAGtcatgtttgggcaaagttccagTTCTGGATCATAAACAACGAAGGAGCGAAAATGAAAGTCAGGAGGAGCCCAAGAGCCTTTAGGTTCGTGCCACGCAGCAATTGGGgttataaaaaatatattgctCGAGACTTCCTCTTGTCCCATGCATTTCAGTTTTTCCCAGATGACCAGCTCACCCTCGTCTGCAAGGTCAGCATAGTCCAGGTCTCTTTGAGCATCTCTGACCAGAACAGGAAACCAGGAATTCAAGTTCCCAACTGCACATTggcagatgagctaggagagctgtgggagaattcctgtttcacagactGCTGTCTGGTGGTAGCTGGCCAGGAATTCTGGGCTCACAAAgccatcttagcagctcgctcttcagttttcagagccatgattgaacaagatatggaggAGAGTAGAAAGAACCGCTTTGAGATCCCtgacctggagccacaagtcttcaaggcaatgatggacttcatttacactgggaaggcaccagacctggacagcatggcagatgCTCTGCTGGTAGGTGCTGACAAGTATGGCCTGGagcgtttgaaggtcatgtgtgaggatTCCCTCTGCAGGAACCtttctgtggagaatgctgcccacactcttgtcctggctgacctccacagctcagagcagctgaaaacccaggcacttgctttcattacagctcatgcttctgaggtctctgagacctcCAGCTGGAAGACAATGGTGGACTTATATCCCCACTTATTGGCTGAAGCTTATGGTTCCATGGCTTCTAGTCAGTGCCCTTCCCAGGGGCAACCTAGTAAATGCTTGAAGTGA